The genomic region AACAGGAGCTTTGAATCACTGTTTGAGGGTTTGTGTTCGGGTTTAAGTGCACCAGATTAGAAGGAGTTGGTAGGTGTTGAAGGGGCTTGTGTGTGGAAATGGAACTCAGTTTCAAACTCTGCAACTTGCCTTACTTTTCCTCATGTCTAGAGTTTCAATAATGTATGTAAATGCTTTACATCACATATATTAATAAAACTGATAATGCTTACATTTATAAATGTGATTTATATCTCCATTCATCTTTTGATTACTTTCTAAGCTTAGTTGGTTTTTATCTAATTAAACAGAAGGTTATATGATAAATAGAATAATAACACTAAGTGGAGTTGCATTACTTTGTTCAGCGAGTGCGCATGCGCAAATGCAAAATGGAAGTTTCGAAAACTGGGAAGGAAACGTACCATCTGGATGGAGTGTGATTGACTCCGGCATTGCACTTTCGCTCTCTACCGATCCTGTAAATAACGGCAGTTTCTCTGCACAAGTAACCGTGAATACAAGTACTCAAAGTAATACCGATTTTCTTCAAACGATAAGTGTTGAACAAGGAAAAACTTATGATTTCTCTGTCGATGTTTATCACACTGAAGGTAACGTGAAAGCTCGCCTTTTTGTTGATGGCTATTTAGGCTACTCGAATAATGGTTTAACGAATCAGTGGCAAGCATTAACTCACTCGTACAGCGCTACGAGCACTAAAGATATCGTTGTGGGCGTACGATTTTATGATGATGCAGGTTTTGATGGCTCGGAAGTGGTGTATTTAGATAACTTTCAGCCTACGGAGACTCCACCAACACAAAGCTGCAATGACACAAGTGCCGCACTCACGCTAGTGACGGATAACTATGGTTCTGAAACCAGTTGGTCTCTCAAAAACTCAGTTTCTCAAACTCTTTATTCTGGTTCAGACTATCAAAGTAACACCATCAATGAAGTGGAAATGTGTTTAGCGGATGGTATCTACACCCTAGAAGTCTCAGACTCTTATGGAGATGGAATGTGCTGCAGTGTGGGGAATGGTTCATACAGTTTGTCGGTAAACGGGACCGTTGTGGCATCTGGTGGTGATTTCCAAGCAAGTCAGAGTACAGAATTTACGATTGGTGGCTCAACTACACCACCAACTGAACCACCAGTTTTAGGTGAGTATTACAAAGACGCTGAAGGCAAAGTGGGCTTTGCGTTAAAAACAGCCTTATATCAAATTATTGATAACCATAGTAGTCAGGGTTATACCGCTATTTGGACGTTGGTGTCTGAGGCTGACCTAGACACATACTATGATACTGATGGGTCGATTCTCGATATGTATTCGGAGAAACCTTCAGGCTCAGATTCAATCCAATTTACTAAGGTGGTCGATCAATGTGGTCAATACAGCAAAGAAGGTGATTGTTACAACCGCGAGCACTCTTTCCCGAAAAGCTGGTTTGGTGGGAAAGTTGAGCCTATGAACTCTGACGGCCATCATCTATTTGCCACCGACGGCTACGTTAACTCGAAACGCAGTAATTGGCCATTTGGTGAGGTGAGCAGTGCAACATACACATCAAGTAATGGTTCAAAACTAGGCAGTGCAGCGAGCTCTCTTGGTTATGTGGGGACTGTGTTTGAGCCAATTGATGAGTTTAAAGGTGATTTCGCAAGAGCATATTTCTACATGGCAACACGCTATGAAAATGAAATCGCTAATTGGGAAGGGAACTCTACAAGCTCTGATGCCATTCTGGATGGAACCAATACAACCGTTTTTGAACCTTGGCTACTTACTATGCTAAAGCGTTGGCATTCTGAAGATCCAGTAAGCCAAAAAGAAATCGACCGAAATAAGGCGGTACATGATTTTCAAGGGAATCGTAATCCGTTTATTGACCATCCAGAGTTTGTAAGCCAAATCTGGGGAAATTAATCGGAATATAACCACTAAGACAGTGGCTTCATGATTATTGAATTGAGCCCAATCCTTTGTTTGGGCTTTTTTATTTAGAGGCATTAGAGAGCATGATTTTAAATATTTGAAAAAGCATATTGTCATGAAGGTCACGTATACTTGTCAGTGATCTGCACCATCAATACTGGACGCTACGTTAAGCGACTTTCCATACCTTTAGTTATCTATGAATTGCTAATCTAGGGGAAGCTGTAGCTCATTGATGTCCAGAAACGTTACACCTAACCTTTATCCGACCACATTTCTGACATAAAAGTACCCCTTCACCTTCATCTACACCGGAAGCAATATGATCTTCCCATTCAAAGGCGTGGTTTTCGATTCGATAAGATCAATCGCGGTTTGGAATTCATCTAATGGAAGACAGCGGTCGACGTCGAGTTGTATGTCGTTTGCGATGAAGTGCTCTAGCATGGCCATGAACTTTTCACGGCGAACATCTTTACCTTCAGCGTCTTCCCAATAACGTAAGAAAAAGGTACTGAAATCGATAGCTAGGTTTTTTGCGTATTCGAAGAAGCGTGGCTCGTAAAAATCCAGAGAAAGCGTTCCGTAGTTGATAAAGCGCCCTTTGTTACCTAGGGTATGAATCAATTCGGTTCCAGGTTTCCCGCCAATCGCATCAAAGGCGACAGTTGGTTGAGGTAAGCCTAATGCCTTAATTTGAGATACCAAATCATTGTTAGCATCTAACACCCAATTTGAAGTGGTTGAATATCGTTTGGGCTGTGATGTTACGACAATGATTTTGAACCCGAGAGATGCCGATAACTGGGAGAAAATCTTACCAATGGCTGAGCTACCTGCATTGATGATTAATACATCTTCTTGGGTCAACTTCGCCACTTTTGTCGTCAACACCCAAGCGGTGAGTGCATTAATGTACAACTGACAGGCGTAGCCATTTTCTAGGTGTTGGGGAAGGTGGAAAAGGTTGTCTGGTGACACATCGACATAGCTCTGCCATGTCCCACTTGTTGCCACTAACACTCGCTGGTTCAGAGAAAATTCAGAGTGGCCAGACTCTACAATCCTTCCAACAGCTTCAAACCCCGGCACTCTCGGCGGCTGGTGGCTGTGTTTGTATTGCCCAACACCGTAAATCGACAATAGGTCACTAGGATTGATGTTGGTCGCTTCAACTCGTACTCGCACCTTATCTTTATCAAGCGCGCCTAAAGCGACATGTTCTAACTTGAGAGACTCTTTCGGCTGCCCGAAACGGAACTGGCTAATTCGGGTATTTTGCTTAGTGTCAGTCATGGTTCGGGCACCTTTGTGGTTTATGAGCACTGCATTGACTTTAAGTGTAGCGTGTTCATAAACAGTCTTGGATCAGCGATATTGTTTAGCATTGTTGGCGTTGGCAAGCAGTCGTCATCAACGTAGTCGACATAGTCTGCCGCCGAATCAAAGATCAAAATATCCAATGCTAAACGATCCAACCCGTACCGACCTCGGTGGATCATATCTGCTGAAAATACCAATAAGTCGCCTGCAGCTAACGGTATCTGCTTACCGCCAGAGATATCATCGCTGCTCACTTTACCATTCTCTTCTTGGCGAACATTGTATTCTTCTTCGTTGTCCCAGCGTTTGTGTGTTCCGGGGATAAGCTCCATCCCTGGCTCATCAAAGATAGGTACACGGAGGTGCAATACTTGGGTTTCCATGATGACCTTCATTTGATCATCAATGTCATAGTCGTATTGACAGTCGCGATGCCAGAAGTCTTTTTGTTGCGGGTTCACAGGGTTGAAGAACAGCTGCGTGTTCATGAATGCAGGTTTGTTCGGTATTACCGCATCGACCACTTCCATCACTTTTTTTGAGCTGATGAAGTCAAAGAGTACGGTTCTATCGTCGGCGGGTAGATACTCGCTTCCGGTAATCAAAGATGAGTTAAATGCCTCTTCTTGATAGAACTCTTCGTTGTCTGCTTTCCATGATTCATGGAATTTCAGCACGACTTCTCTAAGTGATGCAATCTGAGCTTCATCGAAATAATTTCTGATAACAAAGTAACCATGCTCGTCGTATTGGCTGCTTAATTGTTGGCTGTTTTCTACCACTGACTACCTTCGTTCATTCTTTACCGTGTAATAACCACAGATTTCTTGGGCGCATAATGCCAGACAGTCGTCATTCAACCAAGTAACTTAAGCTTTCCTTTTTACACTGACCTCTATGTTTACATCAAACAATACGAGCGCGACAAGCACGCTCTTTATGGTTGTATTTGTGATATGCGTTGAGTTCATTCTAGTTATCTTTACTGGCTTGAATTCAATAGCATTAAATTCGCGGTTATTGCTTTGACGCTAATTGTTAACCTTCAAAAACCCAGTTTTGCCAACTTTGCATGCGTAGAATCACTTTGCGTACGATAGAGAACATTTCCCATTTCGGTGAATACACGGCGACATGCGCGTCTGTACCTGCAGGGATAGGTTGGCCGTCCAATAGTTCAGGCTGAACAAGCTCCACTTTCACTAATACGCGACCACCGACTCTCTGAAGAGGATCATTTAAATTACCCGATGGTGTGACGGCACCTTGTTTGAAGATGTCCAATACATCGATGACTTTTGCTCGGTAAGCATGGCCGGGAATGGTTTTGAAGGTCACTTCTGCTTCGTAGCCGGGTTTGATATAACGCGCTGGGTTTTGTTTGAATGCTGCGACGATGGTTTTAGATTCGTCATGCACAAAGGTTAGGTTTCCTTGGAAAGGGACGACACGGCTTTTCATACCTGGGTGCAACGCTACCTGTGTGACATAGCCATCTGTCGGTGCAACAACCAGTGTTTTATTGAGGTTGAACTGAGCTTTCTCGAGCTCGGCAAGGTGAACCTTTTTTGCGGCCAATTGCTGTGCAATCTTTGAGTCAGCGACATTTAATTGAATGTGGTTTTGTGCCTGAACGGCTTTGAGCTCAGCTATGGAGTCAGTAAATTTGTCTACTTTTGTTTGAGAGGCGAAATCACTTTTTGACAGCTCGATAAAACGACTCAATTCCTTTTCATTGAAGACAAGTTGAGCTTGTGTTTTCTTGATTGATTCGCGGATGTTTTGTTTTGATAGAAGCAGTTCATCAATGGCGGCCTTTGTCGCGGTCACTTCCGCTTTGGCTCTGTCTACACTTGCTTGGAATGGGGCCGGATCGATTTGGTATAAAGGGGTACCTTTCTTCAAAGCAGCATTGCCTTGCACAAAAACATCGGTGACTTCACCCGAAACTTCTGATGTGATTGGGGTGGTAACACTATATACACCAGCGACTCTTGCTACTGGCTGATACATCGCCATGTACAAGAATATCCAACCTACTAAGAAAGCCCCGATGACAGTCGCGGTTGTAATTGTCCATTTGTTTTTAGGCAGCTTAAATACACGAAATACAATCACACACAGCGCTACGTAGCTTAAAATTATCAACGTTTCCATTACTGTTCCCCCTCGCTTTTTGCTTGCAGCGCATCGATACGTTTTTCTAGCTCATCGAGCTTTGATTGTTCTGTAGTCGTTGCTCTCAAAGGCTCACTCAACATGGCCCACACCCAAAGTAGTGGCCACATTACGTGTAAGAAAAAGAGGCTGACCCAGCCGGCTACGTGGATGGCATCTTGATGGGGGTGATTGCGTTTTACAGCAATTTCATAAGGAATATCGTGAATAACAATGAGTCCGTACACTAGGATCAGTAGTACGAGGATCAGAATACCCAAAGATAAGTAATCTAAAGTAAGGTTCATAATGTTCTCTCTATTACGGATGAAATCGACCATTAATTTCAGCAGTATCAGAGAGCATAAAAGCTAACCCTTACCCAATCGATAGGGTAAAGGTTAAATGACATTTAAGTATTACTTAATCGAGAGTGAGGTTTGGCTTAATTGGAGAGGGGGCTTTGCTTAAATGAGGGGTTGGGTAGCGGAAATCAACGCATCGCAAAACCACTTATGTCCGTTGTCAATGATGACCAAACCCGTGATTAGTCTCTACTGGTGCTATTGCTATATCGCAGGCTGTGATTCTGAGTCAGCATCGTGATTTTGTGTGAGCTTTTGATTATCGGCAGTTTCAGCTTCGTCTGCAGACGTAAAATGCTTATCTGTTAGCGTCACGGTCATTGCTTTATGCTTCACTGTTATGGTCGACGCTTCTGATTGGGCTTCGTTCGTCGTCGCGGGTTCAGCGAATGCCATTAGTGAGGTTGTAAGTACGATTGTTGTTAGTGCGATTTGAGCGAGTGTTTTCATTTGGCTGTATCCTATCGGGTAAGTGGAGATTACAAATAGCTGATACGTGCACTATAGAAACTATGTGGAAGTGGTTCTTATCATTTTACGCCACCGTCTAATTTTTAGACGGTGTGAAAATTTTGAGAGGGTAACTGAGCTGGTTACTGGTACGTTGCTATTTTTTACCACGTTGCACGGTATTACTACATGGCCTTTTATTGCCACATACCCCTTTATTGCCACATAACTAGGACTGCAGCGACGGAAAGTAATATCAGTGCAAGAATGTCTTTGCGCGCAATGCTCTGCCCTAACCAGAAGTAAGAGATTAATACCATAAAGACCACTTCGACTTGCCCTAATGTTTTCACGTATGGCACGGCTTGAAGAGACATCGCGCTAAACCAGCCAAGAGAACCAATTACACTCGCTAAACTTGTCATCACAACCAGTTTTGATTTTTTGAATATCAGGCGCAATGTATCGGGCTCCTTAATCAGGAGAAAAGTGCAGATAATTAATGTCTGCAGGCTGATGACCAAAAATAACACCCAAGCAGCGCTATGAGGGAAAGGAAGTCCAATACTTAAGCTCGCTTCACGTACCCAAAGCGAGGTTAGTGCAAAGGCGGTGCTACACGCCATGCCCAAGCAAAACACTTTAGGAGAGACGCTTCGCCAGCCCGAAGCGCTACTCATGATGAGCACGCCCAATGTGCCGATTAATACGCCGATCCAGCCTGTAACGGTCAACACTGTGCCAAAAAACAACACGGAAAGCACAGCAGAAACAGGAGCTTCACATTTGGCAAGCCCTGCACCTATGGCGTAGTTTTCAAGCTTGAATAGTATCACCATCAAGCCGGTCGCGAGGATCTGCATGATTGCGGCTGCAACGACATAGAAAACAAACTCACCGGAAAAGTTCGGCGCGGATACTGGCTGCCATTGATACAAAGCGTAGAGGTAGAGCAGGGCGATCGGACCTGCCCAGATAAATCTTGCCAGCGTCACACCAGCCACGCTCATGGTGCCACTCAATTTGCTTTGAAAGGCATTACGCCAAGATTGGCTGAAGGCAGCAAGCAGGGTAAAGGCGATCCAACTAAAAGACATGACGCTTCCGTGTGTGAGGTAATTTAATGATTATGTTAACAAAAAATTACCTGCTGAGCAGTGGAAGCGGTCTTTTTATGAACAGAACTTCACCTTTGCCCTGATTTGATATGGCACTGAAATTTAAAAGATTGGTGTTTTTTTGTTATTGAAGTAGAACCACCCGCTGATTAATACGAACAGAAAGGCGAAGTAATAGCAGAACGAAGATAGCGACGCCAAGAAAGCGAGGTTTTGCTCTATCTCTTGCTCGGAGTAATTGTTAGAAACCAATTTGTAGTAGTAAGCATACAAAATACCGATCAGCCCATATCCGAGGTTAAACATCAAACCTTTGAAGCTAAGAACCGTGGCTCGGTTGTGAGACTCGGTTTTTTTGTTTAAGTGGTAGCTTATGAAAATGTTCATCGTCATAATGATAAAGATCAGTACCAATGCAGGAATTACCCCATAGATTGACCAGCCCAAACTGATCCAATAATAGGTAGCGATACTTGTTAAGCCCATGACGATAATAAAGGTTTTCGGCTCGATACTTTCTGCCAGTCTACGGCTTTGGCCCGCTAAAATGATTTTTAATAGACTGATTCCTGCACCAATAAAACCGAAGTAAATAATCGGAATATCGATGGCAAGATAGTATTGGCTGTTCATGGTGAGGAACATGCGAGAGGTGTGTTCAAATAGGCTGTAGTAGAGCAGTATGAAAAGCACGTAGGGCGTAGCGAGTACCCACTTACCTGTGTCAGCAGTGAGCTTAAGGCTGGCCATGGTTGTGGCTAATTTAGTTTGACCAGTTGGCATCACTTTCTTTTCTTCACGCATGTTTACCGCAGCATAAATCGCGAGTAGTGCAACCAATAAAGTGGCGAATACAGGAATACGCATCAGGTCTTTGGTGCTTTCTGGCGCGGTTAACCCTAGCGCATGGAAAATGTTTGTCATGAAGTTTACGTCGTACATTGCAGCACCAATTAAGGTGACAAAGATGCCGACGCTTGAGGCGATACGAAGCTGGATCTGCAACACACGAGGCCACAGGTCCTCATTGCCTTGTTCTTTTAAGGTATCGTATGCCAGTGCTTCATCAGCACCGCTTGCTAATGCCATGGCTAACCCGCTGAGTATCCGGTTGACCAAAAAGACCATGAACACTAAGTTCGGGTTTTCGGTCGGCACTAAAGCGATCATGGCGATTTCAACAAACATCACAAGGGAAGATAGTACCACTAGCTTCTTACGGCCCAAGGTGTCGGCAAATGCTCCAGATGGGACTTCGGCAAGTACGATGGTTGCTGCCCACACTACGTTAAGCATGGCAAATTGCGAAAGGGTTAGGCCGTAATCTAAGTAGAGTAGAGTGAATACTGGGTAATAAAAACGCGCAAAGTAGCAGCTTCGAAACATTAGGAAGTAGCGGACATTGGGAATTTTAAGGATTTCTTTGAGCGTCATGATGAATTAGTCGATTTAATAACACATTATTATGTATAACTCTTTTCTCCTTTTAAATCATGAAATTGTTGAAAAATGATCAATGTCTGACGTAGTAAGAGTGCATTGAACTGGCGCGGGGTCTAACATTTTCCTTTTCGAATTCAAACCAAGCTTGGCGACACCTGCTTAAACAATGGTTAAACGAGATCATAAAGAGGTGCTCTAATGCTGAGTTGCTCAACGTGTCGTTTTGAGCTTGGCTTGTCGAACAGCTATTAGAATGATTGCGTTTTATGGAGTGCTTGGTTTTTAACCACATTAGCGACCGCTTCGATGATTTTCGATTCTTGTTCGGACGCTTTAGACGATAAGTTGTAAAACATAATGCAATCTTGCTGAATCATATTTGGCGCTTCTTGGAGCTCGATTTCACGTACCTCACCACTTTTTATGTATTGGGTTAGGTTTTCCCGAGGACACACAACCCACCCGTCTTGCTTTAACTTTTCAATGAGTAGGCTTTGTGATGTGACCACTTCAAACTCGCTACTGATCTTGGTGTGTCTAAGCTCGTTAGCAATGTCATTCTCTGTGATTAATTGACGAAAGGTGGCCAGTTCAGCGATCGAAATCGATCGGTTGGGAATACTAGAGTGTACGGAAGTAAAGAGGCTCAGCTGAAAAGATCCGAGGTTGATATTACCGATACCCGCATTCGGGTGTAAGTTACCCATCCCCGGCATAATGGCAAACAGTGCATCTCCGTCTTCTATCTGCTGTAAACAGTGGTTTCTATCTCTTTGCAGCCAGTTGATAAGCATGTGAGGGTGAAGAGACTTGATCTCAGACTCAATGCTAAGTAACAGCTGACAAGGGATCGAGCTGTCGTGATAAACGGTAATGTTGTTGAGCTCGCCTTTGTAAGCAGATAAGGCTATGTTTTCGAACTCTAATGATTGTCTCGCCAGTAACCGTGCTCTTGGGTACAAACGATGAGCGATGTCTGTAGCAATCGCCTTTTTTCCTTCAATACAAAACAGCTCCATTCCCATCAAATCTTCTAACGCGTTGATTCTCTCTCGCACGGTAGAACGAGCCTTATTCAATCTTTTGCTCGCAGCACTGTAGCTTTGAAGCTCATAGACACTGGTGAAGCATGCCACCTGTTCATTCGAAATCATCATTTGATTACCTTTGTACTGTTTGAGCGTACATTCTGGATTTATATGTTTGAACTTAGCAAAGTACTCTACATCCGTATACACAAGATTGTTAACGGAGATTTCAGATGAGAAAGTCGATTATTTCATTGGTCACTGCGGGCCTATTTTCGTCAACCGCTTTGGCGGATATCAAGCCTATGTCTACAGTGCCAGCAAAAGCGAATGCGCAAGTCACACTGGAAAACTGGACGCATGCACCATTTAATAAATGGGCTTTCCAGAACATGGGAATCCATCCAACGGCCATGGTTCCTAGAAATGGTGCAATCAACGAGATCCCACAAGCATTGAATGCGGAAGTCGCTCAACACAAATTTACTTATGCTGGAGAAGAACTGACATTTCGTGATGCCATGATTAATGATCACACCGATGGATACATTATTATTCAAGACGGAAAGATAC from Vibrio gigantis harbors:
- a CDS encoding LysR family transcriptional regulator, giving the protein MMISNEQVACFTSVYELQSYSAASKRLNKARSTVRERINALEDLMGMELFCIEGKKAIATDIAHRLYPRARLLARQSLEFENIALSAYKGELNNITVYHDSSIPCQLLLSIESEIKSLHPHMLINWLQRDRNHCLQQIEDGDALFAIMPGMGNLHPNAGIGNINLGSFQLSLFTSVHSSIPNRSISIAELATFRQLITENDIANELRHTKISSEFEVVTSQSLLIEKLKQDGWVVCPRENLTQYIKSGEVREIELQEAPNMIQQDCIMFYNLSSKASEQESKIIEAVANVVKNQALHKTQSF
- a CDS encoding HlyD family secretion protein, whose translation is METLIILSYVALCVIVFRVFKLPKNKWTITTATVIGAFLVGWIFLYMAMYQPVARVAGVYSVTTPITSEVSGEVTDVFVQGNAALKKGTPLYQIDPAPFQASVDRAKAEVTATKAAIDELLLSKQNIRESIKKTQAQLVFNEKELSRFIELSKSDFASQTKVDKFTDSIAELKAVQAQNHIQLNVADSKIAQQLAAKKVHLAELEKAQFNLNKTLVVAPTDGYVTQVALHPGMKSRVVPFQGNLTFVHDESKTIVAAFKQNPARYIKPGYEAEVTFKTIPGHAYRAKVIDVLDIFKQGAVTPSGNLNDPLQRVGGRVLVKVELVQPELLDGQPIPAGTDAHVAVYSPKWEMFSIVRKVILRMQSWQNWVFEG
- a CDS encoding endonuclease, whose protein sequence is MINRIITLSGVALLCSASAHAQMQNGSFENWEGNVPSGWSVIDSGIALSLSTDPVNNGSFSAQVTVNTSTQSNTDFLQTISVEQGKTYDFSVDVYHTEGNVKARLFVDGYLGYSNNGLTNQWQALTHSYSATSTKDIVVGVRFYDDAGFDGSEVVYLDNFQPTETPPTQSCNDTSAALTLVTDNYGSETSWSLKNSVSQTLYSGSDYQSNTINEVEMCLADGIYTLEVSDSYGDGMCCSVGNGSYSLSVNGTVVASGGDFQASQSTEFTIGGSTTPPTEPPVLGEYYKDAEGKVGFALKTALYQIIDNHSSQGYTAIWTLVSEADLDTYYDTDGSILDMYSEKPSGSDSIQFTKVVDQCGQYSKEGDCYNREHSFPKSWFGGKVEPMNSDGHHLFATDGYVNSKRSNWPFGEVSSATYTSSNGSKLGSAASSLGYVGTVFEPIDEFKGDFARAYFYMATRYENEIANWEGNSTSSDAILDGTNTTVFEPWLLTMLKRWHSEDPVSQKEIDRNKAVHDFQGNRNPFIDHPEFVSQIWGN
- a CDS encoding DUF3302 domain-containing protein produces the protein MNLTLDYLSLGILILVLLILVYGLIVIHDIPYEIAVKRNHPHQDAIHVAGWVSLFFLHVMWPLLWVWAMLSEPLRATTTEQSKLDELEKRIDALQAKSEGEQ
- a CDS encoding zinc-dependent alcohol dehydrogenase family protein — protein: MTDTKQNTRISQFRFGQPKESLKLEHVALGALDKDKVRVRVEATNINPSDLLSIYGVGQYKHSHQPPRVPGFEAVGRIVESGHSEFSLNQRVLVATSGTWQSYVDVSPDNLFHLPQHLENGYACQLYINALTAWVLTTKVAKLTQEDVLIINAGSSAIGKIFSQLSASLGFKIIVVTSQPKRYSTTSNWVLDANNDLVSQIKALGLPQPTVAFDAIGGKPGTELIHTLGNKGRFINYGTLSLDFYEPRFFEYAKNLAIDFSTFFLRYWEDAEGKDVRREKFMAMLEHFIANDIQLDVDRCLPLDEFQTAIDLIESKTTPLNGKIILLPV
- a CDS encoding MFS transporter yields the protein MTLKEILKIPNVRYFLMFRSCYFARFYYPVFTLLYLDYGLTLSQFAMLNVVWAATIVLAEVPSGAFADTLGRKKLVVLSSLVMFVEIAMIALVPTENPNLVFMVFLVNRILSGLAMALASGADEALAYDTLKEQGNEDLWPRVLQIQLRIASSVGIFVTLIGAAMYDVNFMTNIFHALGLTAPESTKDLMRIPVFATLLVALLAIYAAVNMREEKKVMPTGQTKLATTMASLKLTADTGKWVLATPYVLFILLYYSLFEHTSRMFLTMNSQYYLAIDIPIIYFGFIGAGISLLKIILAGQSRRLAESIEPKTFIIVMGLTSIATYYWISLGWSIYGVIPALVLIFIIMTMNIFISYHLNKKTESHNRATVLSFKGLMFNLGYGLIGILYAYYYKLVSNNYSEQEIEQNLAFLASLSSFCYYFAFLFVLISGWFYFNNKKTPIF
- a CDS encoding phytanoyl-CoA dioxygenase family protein; protein product: MVENSQQLSSQYDEHGYFVIRNYFDEAQIASLREVVLKFHESWKADNEEFYQEEAFNSSLITGSEYLPADDRTVLFDFISSKKVMEVVDAVIPNKPAFMNTQLFFNPVNPQQKDFWHRDCQYDYDIDDQMKVIMETQVLHLRVPIFDEPGMELIPGTHKRWDNEEEYNVRQEENGKVSSDDISGGKQIPLAAGDLLVFSADMIHRGRYGLDRLALDILIFDSAADYVDYVDDDCLPTPTMLNNIADPRLFMNTLHLKSMQCS
- a CDS encoding DMT family transporter, which codes for MSFSWIAFTLLAAFSQSWRNAFQSKLSGTMSVAGVTLARFIWAGPIALLYLYALYQWQPVSAPNFSGEFVFYVVAAAIMQILATGLMVILFKLENYAIGAGLAKCEAPVSAVLSVLFFGTVLTVTGWIGVLIGTLGVLIMSSASGWRSVSPKVFCLGMACSTAFALTSLWVREASLSIGLPFPHSAAWVLFLVISLQTLIICTFLLIKEPDTLRLIFKKSKLVVMTSLASVIGSLGWFSAMSLQAVPYVKTLGQVEVVFMVLISYFWLGQSIARKDILALILLSVAAVLVMWQ